A genomic stretch from Candidatus Zixiibacteriota bacterium includes:
- the lipB gene encoding lipoyl(octanoyl) transferase LipB, whose translation MATLYYRDLGRVEYLEAQALQERLADLRRRNLCPDTLLFVEHFHVYTLGRGGRRENVLTPGAIPVHRASRGGDVTYHGPGQLVVYPVIDLRSRLRKEVHRYLKNLELAAIDLLAEYGIEASRRPPYTGVWIGDRKIAAIGVAVRRGVTLHGLALNVDPDLAYFGAIVPCGLRWAGVTSMARELGTAPRGEEVKSRFLGCFARRFGYGETRAAPDDRFIAEPSPNAAARSA comes from the coding sequence ATGGCGACGTTGTATTACCGGGATCTCGGGCGGGTGGAGTATCTGGAAGCCCAGGCGCTCCAGGAAAGGCTCGCCGATCTGAGGCGCCGGAATCTCTGTCCCGACACGCTGCTGTTCGTCGAGCATTTCCATGTCTACACGCTCGGCCGCGGCGGCAGGCGGGAAAACGTGCTCACGCCGGGCGCGATACCGGTCCACCGCGCCAGCCGGGGGGGCGATGTTACCTATCACGGGCCCGGGCAACTGGTCGTCTACCCGGTGATCGACCTGCGCTCCCGGCTCCGCAAGGAGGTGCATCGCTATCTCAAGAATCTCGAGCTGGCGGCGATCGATCTCCTCGCGGAGTACGGCATCGAGGCCAGCCGCCGCCCTCCCTATACGGGCGTCTGGATCGGCGACCGCAAGATCGCGGCGATCGGGGTCGCCGTCCGCCGCGGGGTGACCCTTCACGGCCTCGCCCTCAACGTCGATCCCGACCTCGCGTACTTCGGCGCGATCGTCCCGTGCGGGCTTCGGTGGGCCGGGGTCACCTCGATGGCGCGGGAGCTCGGAACGGCGCCGCGAGGCGAAGAGGTCAAGAGCCGATTTCTAGGCTGCTTCGCGCGCCGCTTCGGCTACGGCGAGACCCGCGCAGCCCCGGACGATCGCTTTATCGCGGAACCGTCGCCGAACGCCGCCGCGCGCAGCGCGTGA
- a CDS encoding 4Fe-4S dicluster domain-containing protein gives MRIDPEKCVACGNCLAVCPMGAIYIDPALNRARVNADECVECFACYRGMSREHLNPRFVRAIRKAAHLLRFRFDPEPDICPTDAFAPDDLQWPRLVRRAFSDPQVPHESTGIHGRGTAEVKTNDVTRRVGEGEAGFVIEFGRPGVGARFRDIERVTRALAELGIEFEPDNPVTSLMSDRKRGLLDPEILDEKVLSAIVEIKTRLEEVPMVLRRIRRISPEVNTVISIGVSTRCGAGGEEPLREMLEREGYPTYRGKTNLGLGRAAAVHDAG, from the coding sequence ATGAGGATCGACCCGGAGAAATGCGTGGCCTGCGGCAACTGCCTGGCCGTGTGCCCGATGGGAGCGATTTACATCGATCCCGCGCTCAACCGCGCGCGCGTGAACGCGGACGAATGCGTGGAGTGCTTCGCCTGCTATCGCGGCATGTCCAGGGAGCACCTGAACCCGCGCTTCGTGCGGGCGATTCGCAAGGCGGCGCACCTGTTGCGGTTCCGCTTCGACCCCGAGCCCGATATCTGTCCGACCGATGCGTTCGCGCCCGACGACCTCCAATGGCCGCGGCTCGTGCGCCGGGCTTTCTCCGACCCCCAGGTGCCGCACGAATCGACCGGCATCCACGGACGCGGCACCGCCGAGGTCAAAACCAACGACGTCACCCGCCGGGTGGGAGAGGGCGAGGCCGGCTTCGTGATCGAGTTCGGGCGGCCGGGAGTCGGCGCCCGCTTCCGGGACATCGAGCGGGTCACCCGGGCCCTGGCCGAGCTGGGCATCGAGTTCGAACCCGACAATCCCGTGACTTCGCTCATGAGCGATCGGAAGCGCGGTCTTCTCGACCCGGAGATCCTCGACGAGAAAGTGCTTTCGGCGATCGTGGAGATCAAAACCCGTCTGGAAGAGGTGCCCATGGTGTTGCGGCGTATCCGGCGGATTTCACCCGAGGTCAACACCGTGATCAGCATTGGCGTTTCCACCCGTTGCGGCGCCGGGGGCGAAGAACCGCTGCGGGAAATGCTCGAGCGCGAGGGATATCCGACCTACCGGGGAAAAACGAACCTCGGCCTGGGGCGGGCCGCGGCGGTTCACGATGCCGGCTGA
- a CDS encoding TRAP transporter large permease gives MEWLILGVIVLLTAINVPIAFALSLTVVFFLLWNGTAPLSVVPLNLFSGASSFPLLAIPLFILAGGLMETSGISLRLVNLANSLVGFIRGGLAMVTVVATMIQSEISGSSVADAAAIGNVVIPAMEKRGYPRALSAAIVSNAASAAILIPPSIPMIIYAWMAEVSVAKLFLAGFLPGAIAGASMMALSYYYARKYNFPTEQRFTLAAAGRSLFRAFWALFIPIVIWGGILLGVATATEVAALAVLAAFLIGTLIYRELPPRELARVLKESAAQTAVVMLIVASSAVLGWFLTSEQIPQKFARAILETTSNRTLILLFLNAFFFVAGMFLHSAAAIILVVPIVMPLVRQIGVDPIHFGIIVTINLGVGRQTPPVATVLFTTAAIARLPFWEVFKAGWPFTAVLALVTLLVTYVPWISVGLVGLVDW, from the coding sequence GTGGAGTGGCTCATCCTCGGAGTAATCGTCCTGCTCACGGCGATCAATGTCCCGATCGCCTTCGCGCTTTCCCTCACGGTCGTCTTCTTCCTGCTCTGGAACGGCACCGCTCCCCTCAGCGTGGTCCCCCTGAACCTGTTTTCAGGCGCGTCGAGCTTCCCGTTGCTCGCCATTCCGCTTTTCATCCTTGCCGGCGGCCTGATGGAAACCTCGGGCATCTCGCTCCGTCTGGTGAATCTCGCCAACAGCCTGGTCGGCTTCATCCGCGGGGGGCTCGCCATGGTGACGGTGGTGGCCACCATGATCCAGAGCGAGATCTCGGGCTCCTCGGTCGCCGACGCGGCGGCCATCGGCAACGTGGTCATCCCGGCGATGGAAAAGCGGGGCTACCCGCGGGCGCTGAGCGCGGCCATCGTCTCCAACGCCGCTTCCGCCGCCATTCTCATTCCGCCTTCGATTCCGATGATCATTTACGCCTGGATGGCGGAGGTCTCCGTCGCCAAGCTCTTCCTCGCGGGCTTCCTTCCCGGCGCGATCGCGGGCGCGAGCATGATGGCGCTCAGCTACTATTACGCCCGCAAGTACAACTTTCCCACCGAGCAGCGCTTCACGCTTGCCGCGGCCGGCCGCTCGCTGTTCCGCGCCTTCTGGGCGTTGTTCATTCCGATCGTCATCTGGGGCGGCATCCTGCTCGGCGTGGCGACGGCGACCGAAGTCGCCGCGCTCGCGGTGCTCGCCGCCTTTCTGATCGGCACGTTGATCTACCGCGAGCTGCCGCCCCGGGAGCTGGCGCGCGTGCTGAAGGAGTCGGCCGCACAGACCGCCGTCGTGATGCTGATCGTCGCCTCCTCCGCCGTGCTCGGCTGGTTCCTGACCAGCGAGCAGATCCCGCAGAAATTCGCCCGCGCGATCCTCGAGACGACCTCGAACCGCACCTTGATCCTGTTGTTCCTCAACGCGTTCTTCTTCGTCGCGGGAATGTTTCTCCATTCCGCGGCGGCGATCATCCTGGTCGTCCCGATCGTGATGCCGCTGGTCCGCCAGATCGGCGTCGATCCGATTCACTTCGGGATCATCGTGACGATCAACCTGGGCGTGGGCCGGCAGACGCCGCCTGTGGCCACGGTCCTGTTCACGACGGCGGCGATCGCGCGCCTGCCTTTCTGGGAGGTCTTCAAGGCCGGCTGGCCGTTCACGGCGGTGCTCGCCCTGGTCACGCTCCTGGTCACCTACGTCCCCTGGATCAGCGTCGGCCTGGTCGGGCTGGTGGACTGGTGA
- a CDS encoding TRAP transporter substrate-binding protein has product MKRALFGLVALGWLLAAQGSRAQSTTLRLGHVGFPGSLFALTTDEYARRVNAALKGKLEIKVFHSSQLGSDEQMMRGVKLGAPEMFLPSTVMSTVEQKFGVFEMPYIIVSRAHMKKVAENPEARRTLFDGLPAKGIRVLGVWENGFRHITNNVRPIVRPEDLKGIKLRVPGGVWRVKMFKTYGANPSPMPLAEVYSALQSGVMDGQENPFPQIASAKFHEVQKFLSLSGHVYTPAYLVIGEESWKKLPADVQATLSRVAAEIGDFARAEGERLDRELMGRVAPPMKANEVDKEAFIKASAAIYEEFGREVPGGRDLVKLVQSLR; this is encoded by the coding sequence ATGAAGCGAGCGCTTTTCGGTCTTGTGGCCTTGGGCTGGCTGCTGGCGGCGCAGGGATCGCGGGCGCAGAGCACGACCCTCAGGCTCGGCCACGTCGGGTTTCCGGGCTCTCTGTTCGCGCTGACCACGGACGAGTACGCCAGGCGCGTCAACGCGGCGCTGAAGGGCAAGCTCGAGATCAAGGTGTTCCATTCGAGCCAGCTCGGCAGCGACGAGCAAATGATGCGCGGCGTCAAGCTCGGCGCCCCGGAGATGTTCCTGCCCTCGACCGTAATGAGCACGGTCGAGCAGAAGTTCGGCGTCTTCGAGATGCCCTACATCATCGTCAGCCGGGCGCACATGAAGAAGGTCGCCGAAAACCCTGAGGCGCGCAGAACCCTGTTCGACGGCCTTCCCGCCAAAGGGATCAGGGTGCTCGGCGTGTGGGAAAACGGCTTTCGCCACATCACGAACAACGTCCGGCCGATCGTCCGGCCTGAGGACCTCAAGGGAATCAAGCTGAGAGTTCCCGGCGGCGTCTGGCGCGTGAAGATGTTCAAGACCTACGGCGCCAACCCCTCACCCATGCCTCTCGCGGAGGTCTACTCGGCGCTGCAATCCGGCGTGATGGACGGCCAGGAAAATCCCTTTCCGCAGATCGCCTCCGCCAAGTTTCACGAGGTTCAGAAGTTCCTTTCGCTGAGCGGCCATGTCTATACGCCCGCCTACCTCGTGATCGGCGAAGAGTCATGGAAAAAGCTGCCCGCGGACGTCCAGGCGACGCTGTCCCGCGTCGCCGCCGAGATCGGGGATTTCGCCCGCGCCGAAGGTGAGCGGCTCGACAGAGAGCTCATGGGCAGGGTCGCGCCCCCCATGAAGGCGAACGAGGTCGACAAGGAGGCTTTCATCAAGGCCTCGGCCGCGATCTACGAAGAGTTCGGCAGGGAAGTGCCCGGCGGCCGGGATCTCGTCAAGCTCGTCCAGTCGCTGCGATGA
- the lipA gene encoding lipoyl synthase has product MGRRHPDWIKVRPPGNPNYLRLKRTLRAKNLHTVCEEARCPNIGECWGHNTATFLILGDTCTRGCRFCAIGKGVPSALDPEEPRNVARVVRELGLEHVVVTSVDRDDLPDGGARHFAETVFWIKALNPGVRVEVLIPDFKGDLRSLRTVLDAGVHVLNHNIETVPRLYGRVRPGHSYERSLGLLARAKEMRADVLTKSGLMLGVGEVRDEVLQTLADLRAHGVDIVTLGQYLQPSPKQLKVERYLAPSEFEELKADAGRLGFRHVESGPLVRSSYHAWSHVAPAVS; this is encoded by the coding sequence ATGGGCCGAAGGCATCCGGACTGGATCAAGGTCAGACCGCCGGGAAATCCCAACTATCTCCGGCTCAAACGCACGCTGCGGGCGAAGAATCTCCACACCGTTTGCGAGGAAGCCCGCTGCCCCAATATCGGGGAGTGCTGGGGCCACAATACCGCGACTTTCCTGATTCTCGGCGATACCTGCACGCGCGGCTGCCGCTTCTGCGCGATCGGCAAGGGGGTGCCCTCGGCGCTCGATCCCGAAGAACCGCGCAACGTGGCGCGCGTGGTCAGAGAATTGGGGCTCGAGCACGTCGTGGTCACCTCGGTCGATCGCGACGACCTTCCCGACGGCGGCGCCAGGCATTTCGCGGAGACGGTCTTCTGGATCAAGGCCCTCAACCCGGGGGTTCGCGTCGAGGTCCTGATCCCCGACTTCAAGGGCGACCTGCGCTCGCTCAGGACCGTGCTCGACGCGGGCGTGCACGTGCTGAACCACAACATCGAAACCGTCCCGCGCCTCTACGGCAGGGTGCGACCCGGCCACAGCTACGAGCGCTCGCTCGGCCTCCTCGCGCGAGCGAAGGAGATGCGCGCCGACGTTCTGACCAAGAGCGGCCTCATGCTCGGCGTCGGCGAGGTCCGGGACGAGGTCCTGCAGACGCTCGCGGATCTCCGCGCGCACGGGGTCGACATCGTCACCCTCGGCCAGTACCTCCAGCCCTCTCCCAAGCAGCTCAAGGTCGAGCGCTACCTTGCGCCGAGCGAATTCGAAGAGTTGAAGGCCGACGCCGGGCGGCTCGGCTTTCGTCACGTGGAATCCGGTCCGCTCGTGCGCAGCTCCTATCACGCCTGGAGCCACGTCGCTCCGGCCGTTTCCTGA
- a CDS encoding amidase, producing MKPTDPSRLSASAAAAWIRAGRISSEELVRACLDRIAEADAAIEAWAFLDPEHALEQARAADRWRAAGRATGPLHGVPVGVKDIFDTADMPTENGSVLCAGRTPASDAAAVARLRAAGAIVMGKTVTTEFAFLAPGKTRNPHNAEHTPGGSSSGSAAAVAAGMVPAAIGSQTNGSTIRPAAFCGVLGFKPTYGLIPRRGAFMLSRTLDHVGLFARALEDLALLLEALAGPDEGDPDTLPYARLPYARLAAEEPPLPPMFAFVKTPYWERADAETRKGFGELVEELGAQVEEVELVPSALEAWQWHQTIMAAEMAASLEREWNTGRERLSRVLRAQIEQGRRVLAVDYQRALARVPPLYESLRELFEQRYDAILTPAAPGPAPKGLDSTGDPSFCTLWTLCGMPALSLPLMQSASGLPIGVQLVGPRLGDARLLRTARWLSARIAARPG from the coding sequence ATGAAACCGACAGATCCGTCCCGGCTTTCGGCGTCCGCGGCCGCCGCCTGGATCCGCGCGGGCAGGATCAGCTCGGAAGAGCTGGTCAGGGCCTGCCTGGACCGGATCGCGGAAGCCGACGCCGCGATCGAAGCGTGGGCCTTTCTCGACCCCGAGCACGCGCTCGAACAGGCGCGCGCGGCGGATCGCTGGCGCGCGGCCGGGCGTGCGACCGGGCCGCTCCACGGGGTTCCGGTCGGCGTCAAGGACATCTTCGATACCGCCGACATGCCGACCGAGAACGGCTCGGTGCTTTGCGCGGGGCGCACGCCGGCCTCCGACGCCGCGGCGGTCGCCAGGCTGCGCGCGGCCGGCGCAATCGTCATGGGCAAGACCGTGACGACCGAGTTCGCCTTTCTCGCCCCGGGGAAGACGCGCAATCCGCACAACGCCGAGCACACGCCGGGTGGATCGTCGAGCGGCTCGGCCGCTGCGGTCGCGGCCGGAATGGTCCCGGCCGCAATCGGCAGCCAGACCAACGGCTCGACGATCCGACCGGCGGCCTTTTGCGGCGTGCTCGGCTTCAAGCCGACCTACGGCCTGATCCCGCGCCGCGGAGCCTTCATGCTGTCGCGCACGCTGGACCACGTGGGGCTTTTCGCGCGCGCGCTCGAGGACCTCGCGCTCCTCCTCGAAGCGCTCGCCGGGCCCGACGAGGGCGACCCGGACACGCTGCCCTACGCGCGCCTGCCCTACGCGCGCCTGGCGGCCGAAGAGCCTCCTTTGCCGCCGATGTTCGCCTTCGTCAAGACCCCGTACTGGGAGCGGGCCGACGCCGAGACCAGGAAAGGCTTCGGCGAGCTGGTGGAGGAGCTGGGGGCTCAGGTCGAAGAGGTCGAGCTGGTTCCGTCGGCGCTCGAAGCGTGGCAATGGCACCAGACGATCATGGCGGCGGAAATGGCCGCGAGTCTCGAGCGCGAATGGAACACCGGGCGGGAGCGTCTTTCTCGGGTTCTGCGCGCGCAGATCGAGCAGGGCCGGCGGGTGCTTGCGGTCGACTACCAGCGCGCGCTCGCCCGGGTGCCGCCCCTCTACGAGAGCCTCCGCGAGCTCTTCGAGCAGCGCTACGACGCGATCCTGACTCCGGCCGCGCCCGGACCGGCGCCCAAGGGGCTCGACAGCACCGGCGATCCTTCGTTTTGCACGCTCTGGACGCTGTGCGGCATGCCGGCGCTGAGCCTCCCCCTGATGCAGAGCGCGAGCGGTCTCCCCATTGGCGTGCAGCTGGTGGGCCCGCGGCTGGGCGACGCGCGCTTGCTGCGTACGGCGCGCTGGCTGTCGGCCCGTATTGCGGCGCGGCCCGGATGA
- a CDS encoding aminotransferase class V-fold PLP-dependent enzyme gives MPGRPFLLIPGPALIPERISRAMSQSLIDHRGPEFACLLREVLDGLKRIFQTSSAEIILCPGSGTGAWESCVVNTLSPGDRVLGCVNGHFSERFCDTARAHGIEVEEIEVPYGAAIPAETVHARLESDARRDIKAVLVLHNETSTGVVNDIAAIRRAMDRCGHPALLLVDVVSSLASIDFRFDEWRVDVALTGAQKGLMLPPGMAILAVSAKALEANRSARCSRYFWDWAPVLERNARGEFPFTPATALIFGLKESLAMLEEEGLANVFARHARLAEACRRAVQSMGLSLLARKPEQASNTLTAVCMPEGLDADAYLAHARRTLELPLGPGLGNVKGKIFRIGHLGSLNELELLGALAGIEMTLTSFGVPVPLGAGLAAAETYLLRTASGTGSGR, from the coding sequence ATGCCCGGACGGCCGTTCCTGCTGATTCCCGGCCCGGCGCTGATTCCCGAGAGAATCTCGCGGGCCATGTCCCAATCCCTGATCGATCACCGGGGACCGGAGTTCGCCTGCCTGCTCCGCGAGGTCCTGGACGGGCTGAAGAGAATTTTTCAGACCTCGTCGGCCGAAATCATTCTCTGCCCCGGCTCCGGCACCGGCGCCTGGGAATCATGCGTGGTCAACACCCTCTCTCCCGGAGACCGTGTCCTCGGCTGCGTCAACGGCCACTTCAGCGAGCGGTTCTGCGACACCGCCAGGGCCCACGGCATCGAGGTGGAGGAGATCGAGGTGCCCTACGGCGCCGCGATTCCCGCTGAGACCGTGCATGCGCGGCTCGAATCGGACGCGCGGCGCGACATCAAGGCCGTCCTGGTCCTGCACAACGAGACCTCCACCGGCGTGGTCAACGACATCGCCGCCATCCGCCGGGCCATGGACCGCTGCGGCCATCCGGCGCTGCTCCTGGTCGATGTCGTGAGCTCGCTGGCGTCGATCGATTTTCGCTTCGACGAGTGGCGCGTCGACGTCGCCCTCACGGGAGCGCAGAAGGGGCTCATGCTGCCGCCCGGAATGGCGATCCTGGCGGTCAGCGCGAAAGCCCTCGAAGCCAATCGTTCAGCGAGATGCTCGCGTTACTTCTGGGACTGGGCCCCGGTGCTCGAGCGCAACGCGCGCGGCGAGTTTCCGTTCACGCCCGCGACGGCGCTGATCTTCGGCCTCAAGGAAAGCCTGGCGATGCTCGAGGAGGAGGGACTTGCCAACGTCTTCGCCCGCCACGCGCGGCTGGCCGAGGCGTGCCGACGCGCGGTGCAATCGATGGGGCTGAGCCTGCTTGCGCGCAAGCCCGAGCAGGCTTCGAACACGTTGACGGCGGTTTGCATGCCCGAAGGGCTCGACGCCGACGCCTACCTGGCGCACGCGCGGCGAACGCTCGAGCTGCCACTGGGGCCGGGGTTGGGAAACGTCAAGGGCAAGATCTTTCGGATCGGACACCTCGGCAGCCTCAACGAGCTCGAGCTGCTCGGCGCCCTGGCGGGGATCGAGATGACCCTGACGAGCTTCGGCGTCCCCGTGCCTCTCGGAGCGGGGCTGGCCGCGGCCGAAACCTATCTTTTGCGCACGGCAAGCGGAACGGGGTCCGGCCGATGA
- a CDS encoding NCS2 family permease produces the protein MAQSTFNPPWFVRKDLDGFFGLMIDNLIQLVLIVTFCRELIHLPDGYIFGRILPGAAVSILVGNLFYAWQARQLARRTGREDVTALPYGINTVSLFAFVFFIMLPVYQETGDPVKAWRVGLVACFFNGVIEIAGAFVAESVRRVTPRAALLSALAGIAITFISMDFTFRIFAQPLVALLPMALIFVAYFSRQRLPLGLPGGMAAVAVGTGLGWLLGTARSATAPLRFGLSLPEFTGGPLWEALRDPGFLNYLSVILPMGIFNVVGSLQNIESAEAAGDSYSTFPSLLVNGIGSVAAALFGSVFSTTIYIGHPGWKKLGARSGYSSLNGLFIASLCLTGTIQAALALIPLEAGIGILLYIGIIIVAQSFQEIPREHAPAVALGIVPALAAWGLLMVETGLRAAGKSLYTVGLAPFGQSPAMHGMVSLQQGFIFTSMIVAAIGVALIERRFKTAGAWSLAAAAFSALGIIHAYELTPGGVVNRFGLLAAPEFAGGYAMLAALFFAVELLRGED, from the coding sequence ATGGCGCAGTCGACGTTCAACCCGCCGTGGTTCGTGCGCAAGGACCTGGACGGGTTTTTCGGCTTGATGATCGACAATCTGATCCAGCTGGTCCTGATCGTGACGTTCTGCCGGGAGCTGATCCACTTGCCCGACGGCTACATCTTCGGCCGGATCCTTCCGGGCGCGGCGGTTTCCATCCTGGTCGGAAATCTGTTCTATGCGTGGCAGGCCCGTCAGCTCGCCCGCCGTACGGGCCGGGAAGACGTCACGGCGCTGCCCTACGGCATCAACACGGTGAGCCTCTTTGCATTCGTCTTCTTCATCATGCTCCCCGTCTATCAGGAGACGGGGGACCCGGTGAAGGCCTGGCGGGTGGGGCTGGTGGCCTGCTTCTTCAACGGCGTCATCGAGATCGCCGGTGCGTTCGTCGCCGAGAGCGTGCGCCGCGTGACGCCGCGCGCCGCCCTGCTCTCGGCGCTGGCCGGGATCGCCATCACGTTCATCTCGATGGATTTCACGTTCAGGATTTTCGCGCAACCGCTGGTCGCGTTGCTTCCCATGGCGCTGATCTTCGTGGCCTACTTCTCGCGCCAGAGGCTGCCGCTCGGCCTTCCCGGGGGCATGGCGGCGGTGGCGGTGGGCACCGGGCTCGGCTGGCTCCTGGGCACCGCGCGCAGCGCCACGGCGCCGCTCCGCTTCGGGCTGTCGCTTCCCGAGTTCACCGGCGGGCCTTTGTGGGAAGCGCTGCGCGATCCGGGATTCCTCAACTATCTCTCGGTCATCCTGCCGATGGGAATTTTCAACGTCGTCGGCTCTCTGCAGAACATAGAAAGCGCCGAGGCCGCCGGCGACTCCTACTCCACGTTTCCCTCGCTCCTCGTCAACGGGATCGGCTCGGTGGCGGCGGCGCTGTTCGGGAGCGTCTTCTCGACCACGATCTACATCGGCCACCCGGGCTGGAAGAAGCTCGGAGCCCGCTCCGGCTACTCCAGTCTCAACGGCTTGTTCATCGCGTCCCTCTGCCTTACCGGAACCATTCAGGCGGCGCTGGCCTTGATTCCGCTGGAGGCGGGAATCGGCATCCTGCTCTACATCGGCATCATCATCGTGGCCCAGTCCTTTCAGGAGATACCGCGCGAGCACGCGCCCGCGGTGGCTCTCGGAATCGTGCCGGCGCTCGCCGCCTGGGGGCTTCTCATGGTGGAGACCGGGCTGAGAGCGGCGGGAAAATCGCTTTACACGGTCGGGCTCGCGCCCTTCGGCCAGAGCCCGGCGATGCACGGTATGGTCTCTCTGCAGCAGGGGTTCATCTTCACGTCGATGATCGTCGCCGCCATCGGCGTGGCGTTGATCGAGCGGCGCTTCAAGACGGCCGGCGCGTGGTCTCTGGCGGCGGCCGCGTTCTCGGCGCTGGGCATCATCCATGCCTACGAGTTGACGCCCGGGGGCGTGGTGAACCGGTTCGGGCTGCTGGCGGCACCGGAGTTCGCCGGCGGCTACGCCATGCTGGCCGCGTTGTTCTTCGCGGTCGAGCTGCTGCGCGGCGAGGACTGA
- a CDS encoding TRAP transporter small permease, with translation MGKIFGAAAALLEWWAVLLLLLLVGLVSLGVFCRYVLEASLVWYDEFASYLLVWLTFFGAVNASYRRRHIGFDILVARLPGGARAAAEVLAELFILVFQAVLLYHGWILTRKMGDETAVSLPWVKMGWVYSVLPLTGALMLLISLERLARLLRGGGGEKGPELEWSGSSSE, from the coding sequence ATGGGCAAAATCTTCGGCGCCGCGGCGGCGCTGCTGGAGTGGTGGGCGGTCTTGCTGCTGTTGCTCCTGGTAGGCCTGGTGTCGCTCGGGGTTTTTTGCCGCTACGTGCTCGAGGCCTCCCTCGTCTGGTACGACGAGTTCGCGTCCTATCTCCTCGTCTGGCTCACGTTTTTCGGCGCCGTGAACGCCTCCTACCGCCGCCGCCACATCGGCTTCGACATCCTGGTGGCGCGCCTTCCCGGCGGCGCGCGCGCCGCCGCCGAGGTGCTGGCCGAGCTTTTCATCCTGGTTTTCCAGGCGGTGCTTCTGTATCACGGCTGGATCCTGACCCGAAAAATGGGGGACGAGACCGCCGTGTCGCTTCCCTGGGTTAAGATGGGATGGGTCTACAGCGTGCTTCCCCTCACCGGCGCCCTGATGCTCCTGATCAGCCTGGAGCGGCTGGCCCGGCTGCTCCGCGGCGGGGGCGGCGAGAAAGGACCGGAACTGGAGTGGAGTGGCTCATCCTCGGAGTAA